A window from Culex pipiens pallens isolate TS chromosome 3, TS_CPP_V2, whole genome shotgun sequence encodes these proteins:
- the LOC120416154 gene encoding uncharacterized protein LOC120416154, translating into MCNIDHLPYFRAQLDQVLQREGFTPGLCSVDTGAGSALSDGFMSGMVRVRVREAGRPELVLLCKVPLENAARRAQAIGLFEREVRAYNELLPMLGEFQRERGVREGDGFFNVPRCFGAFCVPERLEAMLILEDLRERGFRMWNKYEPVDLKHTQLVMGYLGKLHAVSFALREQKPEVFRGLASYKDSMLTVLEEGDFFVNMLRSMCDRAVGTLEVHEEFYREKVLELQANLKEEIKRCVSAEFAEPYAVVGHGDCWINNCMFTYESDDTTPKDLNFVDWQICRYGSPAIDLVYFLFLGTDDQFRSEHYSNVIDVYYRSLCDHLTKLGGDPAKQFPRAELNRQLKAFGKFAFVMAILILPVICTPSEDLPDLDKTAEGVEKQDGGSYHIGANSEVGESRYRKRISGVIRDLVRFGYL; encoded by the exons ATGTGCAACATCGACCATCTGCCCTACTTCCGCGCCCAGCTGGACCAGGTACTCCAGCGGGAAGGTTTCACCCCAGGACTTTGTTCCGTCGACACCGGTGCCGGTTCCGCCCTTAGCGATGGCTTCATGAGCGGGATGGTGAGGGTACGCGTTCGCGAAGCAGGTCGGCCCGAGTTGGTGCTGCTGTGCAAGGTTCCGCTGGAGAACGCGGCGAGACGGGCGCAGGCCATCGGGCTGTTTGAGCGGGAAGTTCGCGCGTACAACGAGCTGCTTCCGATGCTGGGCGAGTTCCAGCGGGAGCGTGGAGTGCGCGAAGGGGATGGGTTCTTCAACGTGCCGCGGTGTTTTGGGGCGTTTTGCGTGCCGGAACGGCTGGAAGCTATGCTGATTTTGGAGGATTTGCGGGAGCGCGGGTTTCGGATGTGGAACAAGTACGAGCCGGTGGATTTGAAGCACACGCAGTTGGTGATGGGGTATTTGGGGAAGCTGCACGCGGTTTCGTTCGCGTTGAGGGAGCAGAAGCCGGAGGTGTTCCGGGGGTTGGCTAGTTACAAGGATTCGATGCTGACGGTGCTGGAAGAGGGTGACTTCTTCGTGAATATGTTGAGGAGCATGTGTGATCGGGCGGTGGGGACGTTGGAGGTTCACGAGGAGTTCTACAGGGAGAAGGTGCTGGAATTGCAGGCCAATCTTAAGGAGGAGATCAAGCGATGTGTTAGCGCGGAGTTTGCCGAGCCGTACGCCGTGGTTGGTCATGGAGATTGCTGGATCAACAACTGCATGTTTACCTACGAGAGTGAT gACACAACGCCAAAAGACCTCAACTTTGTAGATTGGCAAATCTGTCGGTACGGATCTCCGGCAATCGATTTGGTGTACTTTCTGTTCTTGGGCACCGACGACCAGTTCCGGAGTGAACACTACTCGAACGTCATCGACGTCTACTACCGATCGCTGTGCGACCACTTGACCAAGCTCGGTGGAGATCCGGCGAAGCAGTTCCCTCGGGCGGAACTCAACAGACAGTTGAAGGCGTTTGGAAAGTTTGCGTTTGTGATGGCCATACTGATCCTGCCCGTGATTTGTACTCCCAGCGAAGATTTGCCTGATCTGGACAAGACTGCGGAGGGGGTCGAGAAGCAGGACGGTGGATCGTACCATATCGGCGCTAACAGTGAGGTTGGCGAATCGCGGTACCGTAAGCGGATTAGCGGGGTGATTCGGGACCTGGTGCGGTTTGGGTAtttgtaa